The Corynebacterium confusum genome has a window encoding:
- a CDS encoding NDP-sugar synthase, which produces MAEHETAAAENLGAVTDAVILVGGRGTRLRPLTIGTPKPMLPTANYPFLQHLLARIQAAGITHVIMSTSYKAEVFEEYFGDGSELGLEIEYVVEEQALGTGGGIRNVYDHLRHDTAMVFNGDVLSGMDLNAILETHHSKGADLTMHLLKVADPRAFGCVPTDADGQVTAFLEKTEDPPTNQINAGCYVFDKELIATIPAGRVVSVERETFPQVLEAGRKVIGHVDNSYWRDMGRPEDFVRGSSDLVRGIAPSPLLAGRTGEAIVDDSAGVAGGALLLSGTSVGRGSEVGAGSRLDGTVVFDGVTIEPGAVITNSIIASGAHIGANTHIDGCVIGEGAQIGARCELEGGMRIFPGVGIPDRGVRFSSDA; this is translated from the coding sequence ATGGCCGAGCACGAGACCGCCGCAGCGGAGAACCTGGGCGCGGTTACCGATGCCGTGATCCTCGTCGGTGGACGCGGTACCCGCCTGCGCCCCTTGACCATCGGCACGCCGAAGCCCATGCTGCCGACGGCCAACTATCCCTTCCTGCAGCACCTGCTGGCGCGCATCCAGGCCGCCGGCATCACCCATGTCATCATGTCGACCTCCTACAAGGCCGAGGTCTTCGAGGAATACTTCGGCGACGGCTCCGAGCTGGGCTTAGAGATCGAGTACGTCGTCGAGGAGCAGGCCCTGGGCACCGGCGGCGGCATCCGCAACGTCTACGACCACCTGCGGCATGACACCGCCATGGTCTTCAACGGCGACGTGCTCTCCGGCATGGATCTCAACGCCATCCTGGAAACCCACCACTCCAAGGGTGCGGATCTGACCATGCACTTGCTCAAGGTCGCCGACCCGCGCGCCTTCGGCTGCGTGCCCACCGATGCCGACGGGCAGGTCACCGCCTTCCTGGAAAAGACCGAGGATCCGCCGACTAACCAGATCAACGCCGGCTGCTACGTCTTCGACAAGGAACTTATCGCCACCATCCCGGCAGGCCGCGTGGTCTCCGTCGAGCGCGAGACCTTCCCGCAGGTCCTCGAGGCCGGCCGCAAGGTCATCGGGCACGTGGACAACTCCTACTGGCGCGACATGGGCCGCCCGGAGGACTTCGTGCGCGGTTCCTCCGATCTGGTCCGCGGGATCGCCCCCTCGCCGCTGCTGGCAGGTCGCACCGGCGAGGCCATCGTGGATGATTCCGCCGGCGTGGCCGGGGGAGCGCTCCTGCTGTCCGGCACCTCCGTGGGCCGCGGCTCCGAGGTCGGCGCCGGCTCCCGCCTGGACGGCACCGTGGTCTTCGACGGTGTGACCATCGAACCGGGCGCGGTGATTACGAACTCCATCATCGCCTCCGGCGCGCACATCGGCGCCAACACGCACATCGACGGCTGTGTCATCGGCGAGGGTGCCCAGATCGGCGCCCGCTGCGAGCTCGAAGGCGGCATGCGCATCTTCCCGGGCGTGGGCATCCCGGACCGTGGCGTCCGTTTCTCCTCCGACGCCTAA
- a CDS encoding WhiB family transcriptional regulator, whose product MKDMANGAIPRGGAAAEMSIDELFGAVEQEWQDQALCAQTDPEAFFPEKGGSTREAKRICQACAVRDECLEYALEHDERFGIWGGLSDRERRRLKREIS is encoded by the coding sequence GTGAAAGACATGGCTAACGGCGCCATTCCCCGTGGCGGTGCTGCTGCAGAGATGTCCATCGACGAGCTTTTCGGGGCGGTCGAGCAAGAATGGCAAGACCAGGCGCTGTGCGCGCAAACCGATCCGGAGGCCTTCTTCCCTGAAAAGGGAGGCTCCACCCGGGAGGCGAAGCGAATCTGCCAGGCCTGCGCCGTACGGGACGAATGCCTGGAATACGCGCTCGAGCACGATGAGCGCTTTGGCATCTGGGGTGGCCTCTCCGATCGTGAACGCCGCCGCCTGAAGCGCGAAATCAGCTAA
- a CDS encoding metallopeptidase family protein: protein MPATPPLSVRRDRHGRGQRGPLLPQQTPRFRTRAQSFDMAVLEAYAPIQNAFADQLITLDLAVDTVPRMRLRADMTVLPDEIVADGPVPLGRIVPAGVDAKGRPTRSRLVIFRMPIEARCATREERSELLSTVLTSLVANYLNLSPQDIDPRFSW, encoded by the coding sequence ATGCCCGCTACCCCGCCGCTTTCCGTCCGCCGCGACCGCCACGGCCGCGGCCAGCGCGGCCCCCTTTTGCCGCAGCAGACGCCGCGCTTCCGCACGCGCGCCCAGAGCTTCGACATGGCCGTGCTGGAGGCCTACGCGCCCATCCAAAACGCCTTCGCCGACCAGCTGATCACCCTGGACTTGGCCGTCGATACCGTGCCGCGGATGCGCCTGCGCGCCGACATGACGGTGCTGCCCGACGAGATCGTCGCGGACGGGCCGGTGCCGCTGGGTCGCATCGTGCCGGCGGGCGTGGATGCCAAGGGCCGGCCGACGCGCTCGCGGCTGGTGATTTTCCGCATGCCCATCGAGGCCCGCTGCGCCACCCGCGAGGAGCGCAGCGAGCTCCTGTCGACCGTGCTGACCTCGCTGGTGGCCAACTATTTGAACCTCAGCCCGCAGGACATCGACCCGCGGTTTAGCTGGTAG
- a CDS encoding DUF3499 domain-containing protein, producing the protein MTEFRRCSRPGCGREAVATLTYAYAEQTAVVGPLVEEDPHSWDLCAEHAERITAPQGWEMLRVDQVDIEDDDDLLALAEAVREGGRVTTGLVEGGEPGSGADPIDYAPTFDGADPARSNHPVFRTRRVATAKQQRRAHLSVVPDPGSNS; encoded by the coding sequence GTGACTGAATTTCGACGTTGTTCCCGCCCCGGCTGCGGCCGTGAAGCCGTGGCTACGTTGACTTACGCCTACGCCGAGCAGACCGCCGTGGTCGGCCCGCTCGTGGAAGAAGACCCGCACTCCTGGGATCTGTGCGCCGAGCACGCCGAACGCATCACCGCCCCGCAGGGCTGGGAGATGCTGCGCGTCGACCAGGTAGACATCGAAGACGACGATGATCTCCTGGCGCTTGCCGAGGCCGTCCGTGAAGGCGGGCGTGTGACCACCGGGCTGGTGGAAGGCGGCGAGCCCGGCTCCGGCGCAGACCCCATCGACTATGCGCCCACCTTCGACGGCGCCGATCCGGCCCGCTCCAACCACCCGGTCTTCCGCACCCGCCGCGTGGCCACCGCCAAGCAGCAGCGCCGCGCCCACCTGTCCGTGGTCCCGGACCCGGGCAGCAACAGCTAG
- a CDS encoding phosphomannomutase/phosphoglucomutase, whose translation MRDREKLDQVIKAYDVRGVVGEDIDVDFVREVGAAFAALMRSEGEHVVAIGHDMRPSSPELAAAFGEGVNAQGLNVVMLGLTSTDELYFASGDLDCAGAMFTASHNPAKYNGIKLCRAGAKPVGEATGLADIKDMLADGVPDFDGETGAATAREVLEDYAAYLNKLVDLSATRPLVVAVDAANGMGGHTVPAVLEGLNLDIRPLYFELDGTFPNHEANPLDPKNLVDLQAFVKEQGADIGLAFDGDADRCFVVDELGQPVSPSAICALVAERYLDKFPGATIIHNLITSRAVPELVEAKGGTPVRTRVGHSFIKAQMAEHDAVFGGEHSAHYYFQEFWNADSGMLAAMHVLAALGAGDKPLSELMADYLKYEASGEINSTVDDQEAATQAVLDGMADKIAGVDRLDGVTVDLKDTPAWFNVRASNTEPLLRLNVEAPTKDEVDGIVQEVLSFIRA comes from the coding sequence ATGCGAGACCGTGAAAAGCTGGACCAAGTAATCAAGGCCTATGACGTGCGCGGCGTGGTGGGTGAGGACATCGACGTCGACTTCGTGCGGGAGGTCGGTGCGGCGTTTGCGGCACTGATGCGCTCCGAGGGCGAGCATGTCGTGGCCATCGGCCACGACATGCGGCCGTCCTCCCCTGAGCTGGCCGCCGCCTTCGGCGAGGGGGTCAACGCCCAGGGCCTCAACGTGGTTATGCTGGGACTGACCTCCACCGACGAGCTCTACTTCGCCTCCGGCGACCTGGACTGCGCCGGCGCGATGTTTACCGCCTCCCACAATCCGGCCAAGTACAACGGCATCAAGCTCTGCCGCGCCGGCGCGAAGCCGGTGGGCGAGGCCACGGGCCTGGCCGACATCAAGGACATGCTGGCCGACGGCGTGCCCGACTTCGACGGCGAGACGGGCGCGGCCACCGCCCGCGAGGTCTTGGAGGACTACGCGGCTTACCTCAACAAGCTTGTCGACCTGTCCGCCACCCGTCCCCTCGTCGTCGCCGTCGATGCCGCCAACGGCATGGGCGGTCACACCGTCCCCGCCGTCCTGGAGGGGCTGAACCTGGACATCCGCCCCCTCTACTTCGAGCTGGACGGCACCTTCCCCAACCACGAGGCCAACCCGCTGGATCCGAAGAACCTGGTCGACCTGCAGGCCTTCGTCAAGGAGCAGGGCGCGGACATCGGGCTGGCCTTCGACGGCGACGCCGACCGCTGCTTCGTCGTGGACGAGCTGGGCCAGCCGGTCTCCCCGTCGGCCATCTGCGCGCTGGTCGCCGAGCGCTACCTGGACAAGTTCCCGGGAGCGACCATCATCCACAACTTGATCACCTCCCGCGCCGTGCCGGAGCTGGTCGAGGCCAAGGGTGGCACCCCGGTGCGCACCCGCGTGGGCCACTCCTTCATCAAGGCCCAGATGGCCGAGCACGACGCCGTCTTCGGCGGCGAGCACTCCGCCCACTACTACTTCCAGGAGTTCTGGAACGCCGACTCCGGCATGCTGGCCGCCATGCACGTGCTAGCCGCCCTGGGGGCTGGCGACAAGCCGCTCAGCGAGCTCATGGCCGACTATCTCAAGTACGAGGCCTCCGGCGAAATCAACTCCACTGTCGACGACCAGGAAGCGGCCACCCAGGCCGTGCTGGATGGCATGGCCGACAAGATCGCCGGCGTCGACCGCCTCGACGGCGTGACCGTGGATCTCAAGGACACCCCGGCCTGGTTCAACGTCCGCGCCTCCAACACGGAGCCGCTGCTGCGCCTCAACGTGGAGGCGCCGACCAAGGACGAGGTAGACGGCATCGTTCAGGAAGTCCTAAGCTTCATCCGCGCATAA
- a CDS encoding LamG-like jellyroll fold domain-containing protein, with translation MPNRRFTATVVSTAVASSLVVIAPANAAEDVGSRFTLGVIPDTQFYSRYSTPETGNLASERYGSEPYQSQMEWLADNQDALNMEFATHLGDVVDQADVAGEWDVADKAMRVLDESDLNYSILPGNHDMADDDPFGTHFPASRAAGNDTFGERQEVPNQESEYHIFEAEDQQYLVLALAWRANDATLDWAQGVIDAHPELPVILTTHEVLNIDGQGQVFYSDDYGRGLWDKFIRKNDQIFLTMGGHHHGAGYRVDTNDAGHEVVSILQDYQMAYQGGNGLLGVLEFDLSGNELEMAALSPWVAKKPHEELTQFDKLILDGEGDSYRIPLNFKERFAGFAPEWEAGDGQEGDLAGKAKEVVAAGYQPYEITDDELPQDDADYIQAGGTVFHWRPGQTTRDGKQLAEGEAAGRGSVIPDIHSDGDLTRESGLDDRVTYSTEHHPLSADAGSLYWSDPAGKPAVAWFKSAPDAAINNVDTSRGYTFESFVKLPADFDGEKHGWGNAIARDSSIADLVDGSTDTDPTVMMGVSNLRELRWWAEPEEGSGSTVWSHEVPTDEWMHVAVVNDPDRDTVEMFINGAPILRNAAGAQGLLPRELRWVMGAGMDNKRPQDPWYGWIGETRLVNSVLDEDEWLTARAHNAGDADGSSSNSSSSADNSSSSADNSSSSQAGSIVAIIVALAAGIGLAFNWWTIAAQLDKFGIHLPR, from the coding sequence ATGCCGAACCGTCGCTTTACCGCCACCGTGGTGTCCACCGCGGTGGCTTCTTCTTTGGTGGTCATCGCCCCTGCTAACGCCGCCGAGGACGTCGGCTCCCGTTTCACCCTGGGCGTCATCCCGGACACCCAGTTCTACTCGCGCTATTCCACCCCGGAGACCGGCAACCTGGCCAGCGAGCGCTACGGCAGCGAGCCCTACCAGTCCCAGATGGAGTGGCTGGCCGACAACCAGGACGCCCTCAACATGGAATTCGCCACTCACCTGGGCGACGTGGTCGACCAAGCCGACGTCGCCGGCGAGTGGGACGTCGCCGACAAGGCCATGCGCGTGCTGGACGAGTCCGACCTGAACTACTCCATCCTGCCTGGCAACCACGACATGGCCGACGATGACCCGTTTGGCACCCACTTCCCGGCTTCCCGCGCCGCCGGCAACGACACCTTCGGCGAGCGCCAAGAGGTGCCCAACCAGGAATCCGAATACCACATCTTCGAGGCCGAGGACCAGCAGTACCTGGTCCTGGCGCTGGCCTGGCGCGCTAACGATGCCACCTTGGACTGGGCCCAAGGCGTCATCGACGCCCACCCCGAGCTGCCGGTCATCCTGACCACCCACGAGGTACTCAACATCGACGGCCAGGGGCAGGTCTTCTACTCCGACGACTACGGCCGGGGCCTGTGGGACAAGTTCATCCGCAAAAACGACCAGATCTTTTTGACCATGGGCGGCCACCACCACGGCGCCGGTTATCGCGTGGACACCAACGACGCCGGCCACGAGGTCGTTTCCATCCTGCAGGACTACCAGATGGCCTACCAGGGCGGCAACGGCCTACTGGGCGTGCTGGAATTCGACCTGTCCGGCAACGAGCTGGAGATGGCCGCGCTGTCGCCGTGGGTGGCCAAGAAGCCGCACGAGGAGCTGACCCAGTTCGACAAGCTCATCCTGGACGGCGAGGGCGATAGCTACCGCATCCCGCTGAACTTCAAGGAGCGTTTCGCCGGCTTCGCCCCCGAGTGGGAGGCCGGCGACGGCCAGGAAGGCGACCTGGCCGGCAAGGCCAAGGAGGTAGTCGCCGCAGGCTACCAGCCCTACGAAATCACCGACGACGAGCTGCCGCAGGACGATGCCGACTACATCCAGGCCGGAGGCACTGTATTCCACTGGCGCCCGGGCCAGACCACCCGGGACGGCAAGCAGCTGGCCGAGGGTGAGGCCGCCGGCCGCGGCTCGGTCATCCCGGACATCCACAGCGACGGCGACCTGACCCGCGAGTCCGGCCTCGACGACCGGGTCACCTACAGCACCGAGCACCACCCGCTGTCCGCCGACGCTGGCTCCCTCTATTGGTCCGACCCGGCGGGCAAGCCCGCCGTGGCCTGGTTCAAGTCCGCCCCCGATGCCGCCATCAACAACGTCGACACCTCCCGGGGCTACACCTTCGAGTCTTTCGTGAAGCTGCCGGCCGACTTCGACGGCGAGAAGCACGGCTGGGGCAACGCGATTGCGCGCGATTCCTCCATCGCCGACTTGGTCGACGGCTCCACCGACACCGACCCGACCGTCATGATGGGCGTGTCCAACCTGCGCGAGCTGCGCTGGTGGGCCGAGCCGGAGGAGGGCAGCGGCAGCACCGTCTGGTCCCACGAGGTGCCCACCGACGAGTGGATGCACGTCGCTGTAGTCAACGACCCGGATCGCGACACCGTCGAGATGTTCATCAACGGCGCTCCCATCCTACGCAACGCCGCCGGCGCGCAGGGCCTGCTGCCGCGCGAGCTGCGCTGGGTCATGGGTGCGGGCATGGACAACAAGCGCCCGCAGGACCCGTGGTACGGCTGGATCGGGGAGACCCGCCTGGTCAACAGCGTCCTCGACGAGGACGAGTGGCTGACCGCCCGCGCCCACAATGCCGGCGATGCCGACGGCTCCAGCTCCAACTCCAGCTCCAGCGCTGACAACTCCAGCTCCAGCGCTGACAACTCCAGCTCCAGTCAGGCAGGCTCCATAGTCGCGATTATCGTGGCTCTGGCGGCGGGCATCGGCCTAGCGTTCAACTGGTGGACCATCGCCGCCCAGCTGGACAAGTTCGGCATCCACCTGCCGCGCTAA